In the Nitrospira sp. genome, CCTGAATCGCACGCTTCATCCCTGACGCACCATGGGCATGGGCGGCCACTGGTTTCCCAGCCTGTCGCGCGGCATCCACTGCGGCCGCGAGTTCTTCTGCAGTCATTTGCGCATCATCCGGGGAGGTGCCTGGGGTGAGCACGCCTCCGGAGGCAATGACTTTGATGACCCCCGCACCGGCGGCGACTTGTTCCGCGACAACCGTTCTGACCTGGTCAGCTCCCTCAACCTCTCGACCGATGAACCGCGCATGGCCACCGATCATACAGATGGCGAGCCCTGCTCCGACAATCCGTGGTCCGGGGAGTAGGCCGCATTCGATGGCTTGTTTCAGGGCGAAGATTGAATGGTCACGAGATCCTACGTCGCGCACGGTCGTAAATCCCGCTTCAATCGTTGCCTGGGCATGTCTGGCCGATTTGAGAAGGGTATAGGAGGGTTGTTCAGACTCCAGAGCGCTGACCACATCAGCTTCTCCTCCTAAACAGAGATGGATATGGCAATCGATGAGTCCTGGGATCACCGTCAGGCCACGGCCGTTGAGACGGGTCGCTCCTTTTGGAATGCGGATGTCATTGCTCGGGCCGACTGCGACAATCTTCGTGCCGCGCACGAGGAGTGTCATGGGGGCGCGTACTACTCCTGTTCCATCGATAAGGCGTACGTGATGAATGGCAATG is a window encoding:
- a CDS encoding amidohydrolase family protein; the protein is MTIAIHHVRLIDGTGVVRAPMTLLVRGTKIVAVGPSNDIRIPKGATRLNGRGLTVIPGLIDCHIHLCLGGEADVVSALESEQPSYTLLKSARHAQATIEAGFTTVRDVGSRDHSIFALKQAIECGLLPGPRIVGAGLAICMIGGHARFIGREVEGADQVRTVVAEQVAAGAGVIKVIASGGVLTPGTSPDDAQMTAEELAAAVDAARQAGKPVAAHAHGASGMKRAIQAGASSIEHATLLDEESGTLMKQHGVYMVPTLSALATTAACRPGCGIPESALGKAKAMAKRHKASFKQAYEGGIFIAMGTDAGTPFNYHGENAQELERMVALGMSPMDAIISSTAKAAKLIGVHQSVGTLAKGMEADLVILNKNPLRRIEVLRDRNTIVGVMKAGKFVSGPLSRE